In Candidatus Binatia bacterium, the DNA window GCGCCACAACGTGGCGCCGTACGGCCGCGAGCGTTGTCTCACATGTACATCCCGCCGTTGATGGCGAGGACGTGGCCGGTGATGTAGCCGGCCGTCGGGCCGGCCAGGAACGCCACCGCGGCGGCCACCTCCGCGGCGGTGCCGAGTCGGCCGAGCGGAATGGTGCTCAGGTACGTGCTGCGCACCGCTTCCGGCAATGCGGCCGTCATCTCGGTGTCGATGAAGCCCGGCGCCACCGCGTTGACGGTGACGTTGCGCGACGCGAGCTCGCGCGCGAGCGCGCGGGTGAAGCCCTCGACGCCGGCCTTGGTCGCCGCGTACGGCGCCTGCCCGGCGTTGCCGATCGCGCTGACGACCGAGGTCACGTTGATGATCCGGCCCGAGCGCGCGCGCACCATCGACCGCGCGGCGGCCTTGCTGCAGTGGAAGACGCCGCTGAGATTGACGGCGAGGATGCGCTCCCAGTCCTCGGTCTTGTAGCGCAGCACGAGACCGTCGAGCGCGATGCCGGCGTTGTTCACCAGGATGTCGAGCCGGCCGCGCTCGTTCACCAGACCGGAGATGGCGGACGCGCTCGCCTCGGGGTCGGCGACGTC includes these proteins:
- the fabG gene encoding 3-oxoacyl-[acyl-carrier-protein] reductase translates to MSDARPLAGQVALVTGASRGIGRAIAEELARQGAHVAVNYNSNQQAADECVAAITAAGGSAAPLRFDVADPEASASAISGLVNERGRLDILVNNAGIALDGLVLRYKTEDWERILAVNLSGVFHCSKAAARSMVRARSGRIINVTSVVSAIGNAGQAPYAATKAGVEGFTRALARELASRNVTVNAVAPGFIDTEMTAALPEAVRSTYLSTIPLGRLGTAAEVAAAVAFLAGPTAGYITGHVLAINGGMYM